One window of Methylococcus sp. EFPC2 genomic DNA carries:
- a CDS encoding lytic transglycosylase domain-containing protein, which produces MNVIYEVVQLPDGVGESLTPEQKEYIQSRLDGWKRRLGDLEYKLASGAALNGDEQGLVEQVGQITGDRNAIYGASQRLRQQRGLRERFKKGLAIGSRYDRKYREIFRNAGLPEDLAYLPHVESSFQFNAHSSAGALGVWQFTAGAARIFMDGDDSAEARLDPIASTYGAARYLSHAYHKLGSWPLAVTSYNHGIGGMQRAKNRFGHDFPRIVKEYDHPQFGFASRNYYAEFLAAREIASEPQRFFPEGLNYEGDAIWTADASARKSAFSAASTVPQPVPATLKVASAATSAPVVPILAPKAAYPRQLAGAARVQPVSFKGVSTVRAEPKKAVLVEYSKSRPSVSPKAQALAGARRGETRPQLVPRQANAPKSAAKNQARAVPVGYGEERRPVPATKYPPKSR; this is translated from the coding sequence ATGAATGTGATCTATGAGGTCGTGCAGTTGCCGGATGGGGTAGGCGAGAGCCTGACTCCCGAACAGAAGGAATACATCCAGTCGCGCCTCGATGGCTGGAAGCGCCGGTTGGGCGATTTGGAATATAAGCTAGCCTCGGGGGCGGCGTTGAACGGCGATGAACAAGGGCTGGTGGAGCAGGTGGGGCAGATCACCGGCGACCGCAATGCCATTTATGGCGCCAGTCAGCGCCTGCGCCAGCAGCGCGGACTCCGGGAACGGTTCAAGAAGGGGCTGGCCATCGGCAGTCGCTACGACCGCAAGTATCGGGAAATCTTCCGCAACGCCGGTTTGCCGGAGGACTTGGCGTATCTGCCCCACGTGGAGTCTTCGTTTCAGTTTAACGCGCATTCCTCGGCTGGCGCGTTGGGCGTCTGGCAATTCACCGCCGGGGCGGCCCGCATCTTCATGGACGGCGACGACAGCGCGGAGGCCCGGCTCGATCCTATCGCCTCGACGTATGGCGCCGCCCGCTACCTGAGCCATGCCTACCACAAACTGGGCAGTTGGCCGCTCGCCGTGACCTCGTACAATCACGGCATAGGCGGCATGCAAAGGGCCAAGAACCGCTTTGGCCACGACTTCCCGCGGATCGTCAAGGAATACGACCACCCGCAATTCGGCTTCGCCTCTCGCAACTATTACGCCGAATTTCTGGCGGCGCGGGAGATCGCCAGCGAGCCGCAGCGTTTTTTCCCGGAAGGTCTGAATTATGAGGGTGACGCTATCTGGACGGCCGACGCGTCAGCCAGAAAATCCGCGTTTAGCGCCGCATCCACGGTGCCACAACCTGTCCCCGCAACGCTGAAAGTCGCCAGCGCGGCCACGTCCGCGCCCGTTGTCCCAATCCTGGCGCCGAAGGCCGCATATCCACGGCAACTCGCCGGCGCGGCACGGGTTCAGCCGGTATCTTTCAAAGGCGTCAGTACGGTGAGGGCCGAACCGAAGAAAGCCGTCTTGGTGGAATACAGCAAGTCGCGGCCGTCCGTATCACCGAAAGCCCAGGCTCTTGCCGGCGCTCGGCGGGGAGAAACCCGTCCACAGCTTGTTCCCCGACAGGCAAACGCGCCCAAAAGCGCTGCCAAGAACCAAGCGCGAGCCGTTCCGGTCGGCTATGGCGAGGAGCGCCGCCCAGTACCGGCGACCAAGTACCCGCCGAAATCCCGCTGA
- a CDS encoding methionine ABC transporter permease produces the protein MIDLSVIDWADIGAATWETLVMTGVSLLFTVLIGLPLGILLYLTASKQLLDRPGVYRALSFVVNVLRSVPFLILLIVMIPVTVILIGTSLGVEGAIPPLVVGTAPFFARLVENVLREVDRGVIEACQAMGIRTHRIIFGALLPEALPGLIAATTVTAITLMSYAAMSGVIGGGGLGDLAIRFGYQRFQTEVMVITVALLVVLVQLIQYAGDRLVLYFTRH, from the coding sequence GTGATCGACCTGTCCGTCATCGACTGGGCCGACATCGGTGCCGCGACCTGGGAGACGCTGGTGATGACCGGGGTTTCCCTGCTATTCACCGTGCTGATCGGCCTGCCGCTGGGCATCCTGCTTTACCTGACCGCCAGCAAACAGTTGCTGGACAGGCCCGGCGTGTACCGGGCGCTGTCATTCGTCGTCAACGTGCTGCGATCGGTGCCTTTCCTGATCCTGCTGATCGTGATGATACCGGTGACGGTGATCCTGATAGGCACCTCGCTGGGCGTCGAAGGCGCGATACCGCCGCTGGTCGTCGGCACGGCGCCGTTTTTCGCCCGCTTGGTGGAAAACGTGCTGCGCGAGGTGGACCGCGGCGTCATCGAGGCCTGCCAGGCGATGGGCATACGCACCCACCGCATCATTTTCGGCGCGCTCTTGCCCGAGGCGCTGCCGGGGCTGATCGCCGCCACCACCGTGACCGCGATCACGCTGATGTCTTACGCAGCGATGTCGGGCGTGATCGGCGGCGGCGGCCTGGGCGATCTCGCCATCCGTTTCGGCTATCAGCGCTTTCAGACCGAGGTGATGGTGATCACCGTCGCCCTGCTGGTGGTGCTGGTTCAACTCATCCAGTACGCCGGCGACCGCCTGGTGCTTTATTTCACCCGCCATTGA
- a CDS encoding efflux RND transporter permease subunit: MNVSAWCIRNPVPAVMLFVALTLGGLMSFKSMLIQNFPDLDLPTVTVTCSLPGASPPQLETDVARKIENAIATLQGLKHVGTKIQDGSVTLTVEFRLEKPVQEAVDDVRSAVSRVRADLPAELRDPIVTKLDLARSPVLAYTVSSAQRDDEALSWLVDDTVTRRMLAVKGVGAVNRVGGVSREITIALDPVKLQALGATAADISRQLRQVQRESAGGRTDLGSGEQPVRTLANASSVEELRPLELSLSDGRHIRLEQVATVSDTVAEPRSLALLDGKPVVGFEITRSRGAGEVEVGAGVQKALADLRAAHPDLTFTEAFNFVTPVEEEFQGSMSLLYEGALLAVLVVWLFLKDVRATFISAVALPLSAIPAFLGMHYFGFSLNVVSLLALSLVVGILVDDAIVEVENIMRHLHMGKTPYQAAMEAADEIGLAVIATTFALVAVFLPTAFMSGVAGRFFIQFGWTAALAVLASLVVARMLTPMMAAYMLKNTGRSEAREGWGMRAYMRLAAWCLRHRLITVAGATGFFVGSLFLIPLLPTGFVPPDDNPQTQVFVELPPGATLAQTRAAAEAARARVAGVSYVKSVYTTIGGGSAGSDPMAPQSGGEVRKATLTIVLANRQDRPVRKQVIEQDIRRALQSLPGVRTKVGLGGSGEKYILVLSGEDPKSLATAARAVEKDLRTIPGLGSIASSAALVRPEIAVRPDFARAADLGVTTAAIGETLRIATVGDYDISLPKLNLAQRQVPVVVRLASDGRRDLSVLERLAVPSGKGGAVMVGQVARLELSSGPAVIDRYDRSRNINFEIELSDLPLGDVARAVQNLSSIRNLPAGVKQINIGDAEMMGELFANFGLAMLTGALCIFIVLVLLFKDFIQPVTILVALPLSFGGGFVALLLTGKAFSMPSLIGLVMLMGIATKNSILLVEYAIVARRDHGMSRTEALLDACRKRARPIVMTTIAMGAGMLPIAVGTGTADLSFRSPMAIAVIGGLVTSTVLSLLVIPVAYTYLDDLKGFSRGLWQRYATFRAAKVAG, encoded by the coding sequence ATGAACGTTTCGGCCTGGTGCATCCGCAATCCCGTCCCGGCCGTGATGCTGTTCGTGGCCCTGACCCTGGGAGGACTGATGAGTTTCAAGTCCATGCTGATCCAGAACTTCCCCGATCTGGATCTCCCCACCGTCACGGTCACTTGCAGCCTGCCGGGCGCCTCGCCGCCCCAGTTGGAAACGGATGTGGCGCGCAAGATCGAAAATGCCATCGCCACGCTGCAGGGACTCAAGCATGTCGGCACCAAGATACAGGACGGCAGCGTCACCCTGACGGTGGAGTTCCGTCTGGAAAAACCGGTGCAGGAAGCAGTGGACGACGTGCGCTCGGCCGTCTCCAGGGTACGCGCCGATCTGCCGGCGGAGTTGCGCGATCCCATCGTCACCAAGCTGGATCTGGCCCGCTCGCCCGTGCTGGCCTATACGGTCAGCTCCGCTCAGCGCGACGATGAGGCCCTGTCCTGGCTGGTGGACGACACCGTGACCCGGCGGATGCTCGCCGTGAAGGGCGTCGGCGCGGTGAACCGGGTGGGCGGGGTCAGCCGGGAAATCACCATCGCCCTGGATCCCGTCAAGCTGCAGGCCCTCGGAGCGACGGCCGCCGACATTTCACGCCAGTTGCGGCAGGTGCAAAGGGAAAGCGCCGGAGGTCGCACCGATCTGGGCAGCGGCGAGCAGCCGGTGCGCACGCTGGCCAACGCGTCCTCGGTGGAGGAATTGAGGCCCTTGGAGCTGTCCCTTTCCGACGGGCGGCATATCCGCCTGGAGCAAGTGGCCACGGTCAGCGACACGGTCGCCGAACCGCGTTCTTTGGCTCTGCTCGACGGCAAACCGGTGGTGGGCTTCGAAATCACCCGCAGCCGCGGCGCGGGGGAAGTGGAGGTCGGTGCCGGAGTGCAGAAAGCGCTCGCCGACTTGCGCGCCGCCCATCCGGACCTGACGTTCACCGAGGCCTTCAATTTCGTGACGCCCGTGGAAGAGGAGTTCCAGGGGTCCATGAGCCTGCTGTACGAAGGCGCCTTGCTGGCCGTGCTGGTCGTCTGGCTGTTCCTGAAGGATGTTAGAGCCACCTTCATATCGGCCGTGGCCCTGCCTCTGTCCGCCATCCCGGCGTTTTTGGGCATGCATTATTTCGGATTCAGTCTCAATGTGGTGAGTTTGCTCGCCTTGTCCCTGGTGGTCGGCATCCTGGTGGACGACGCCATCGTGGAGGTGGAAAACATCATGCGCCACCTGCACATGGGCAAGACGCCCTACCAGGCGGCGATGGAGGCGGCCGACGAAATCGGCCTGGCGGTGATCGCAACGACTTTCGCGCTGGTCGCGGTATTTCTGCCCACGGCTTTCATGAGCGGCGTAGCCGGACGTTTTTTCATCCAGTTCGGCTGGACCGCCGCCCTGGCCGTACTCGCTTCGCTGGTGGTCGCTCGCATGCTCACGCCCATGATGGCGGCCTATATGCTGAAAAATACCGGGCGCTCCGAAGCGCGCGAAGGTTGGGGCATGCGCGCCTACATGCGGCTGGCGGCCTGGTGCCTGAGGCACCGGCTGATCACGGTCGCCGGCGCGACGGGGTTTTTCGTCGGCTCGCTGTTCTTGATACCGCTGCTGCCCACCGGTTTCGTCCCGCCGGACGACAATCCGCAGACCCAGGTCTTCGTCGAATTGCCGCCGGGCGCGACCCTGGCCCAAACGCGGGCGGCGGCGGAGGCCGCCCGCGCACGGGTGGCCGGAGTGTCCTACGTCAAGAGCGTCTACACAACGATAGGTGGCGGCAGCGCCGGCAGCGACCCCATGGCTCCGCAATCCGGCGGCGAGGTGCGCAAGGCCACGCTGACGATAGTGCTCGCCAACCGCCAGGATCGGCCGGTGCGTAAGCAGGTTATCGAGCAGGACATCCGCCGGGCTCTGCAATCTCTGCCGGGTGTGCGGACCAAGGTCGGATTGGGCGGTTCGGGCGAAAAATACATCCTGGTGCTGAGCGGCGAAGATCCCAAGTCCCTCGCGACGGCCGCCCGCGCGGTGGAAAAGGACTTGAGGACCATACCCGGTTTGGGCAGCATTGCTTCCAGCGCCGCCCTGGTCCGCCCCGAGATCGCCGTGCGGCCCGATTTCGCCCGCGCCGCCGATCTGGGCGTGACCACCGCCGCCATCGGAGAAACGCTACGCATCGCGACGGTGGGGGATTACGACATCTCCCTGCCCAAGCTCAACCTGGCCCAGCGCCAAGTGCCCGTGGTGGTCCGCCTGGCCTCGGACGGACGGCGCGACCTGTCGGTGCTGGAGCGTCTGGCCGTGCCCTCGGGCAAGGGAGGCGCGGTGATGGTGGGGCAGGTCGCGCGGCTGGAGCTTTCCAGCGGACCGGCCGTCATCGACCGCTACGATCGGTCGCGCAACATCAATTTCGAAATCGAGCTCTCCGACTTGCCACTGGGCGACGTGGCGCGCGCGGTGCAAAATCTGTCCAGCATCCGAAACCTGCCGGCGGGTGTTAAGCAGATCAACATCGGCGACGCCGAGATGATGGGCGAGTTGTTCGCCAACTTCGGCCTCGCCATGCTGACCGGTGCGCTGTGCATCTTCATCGTGCTGGTGCTGCTGTTCAAGGACTTCATCCAGCCCGTCACCATCCTGGTTGCCTTGCCCCTGTCGTTCGGCGGCGGCTTCGTGGCGTTGCTGTTGACCGGCAAGGCGTTTTCCATGCCCTCCCTCATCGGGCTAGTCATGCTCATGGGTATCGCCACCAAGAATTCCATCCTGCTGGTCGAATACGCCATCGTGGCGCGGCGCGACCATGGCATGAGCCGCACCGAGGCGCTGCTCGATGCCTGTCGCAAGCGCGCCCGGCCCATCGTCATGACCACGATCGCCATGGGCGCCGGCATGCTGCCGATCGCCGTGGGGACCGGCACGGCCGACCTGTCCTTCCGCAGCCCCATGGCCATCGCCGTCATCGGCGGCCTGGTAACTTCCACGGTGTTGAGTTTGCTGGTCATACCGGTCGCTTACACCTACCTGGACGACCTGAAAGGCTTTTCCCGAGGACTATGGCAGCGCTACGCCACGTTCCGCGCGGCCAAGGTTGCAGGATGA
- a CDS encoding DUF5710 domain-containing protein, whose amino-acid sequence MSNQKRYLDVPYAEKDQAKALGARWDAARKKWYIPNGIESALFQRWQPADAGGEANSPGAVKGNEKSSYARGGRKSPRPAADEHGVVTLATIEPTDPSFVPYCGVDPPWDS is encoded by the coding sequence ATGAGCAACCAGAAACGATACTTGGACGTGCCTTATGCGGAGAAGGATCAGGCGAAGGCGCTTGGCGCGCGCTGGGATGCCGCGCGGAAGAAGTGGTACATCCCGAACGGGATCGAGAGCGCCCTGTTCCAGAGGTGGCAGCCTGCAGACGCGGGCGGTGAGGCCAACTCGCCCGGCGCCGTGAAAGGAAATGAAAAGTCGTCTTACGCGAGGGGCGGGCGCAAATCACCCCGGCCCGCCGCGGACGAGCATGGGGTCGTCACTCTCGCGACGATCGAACCAACGGATCCGAGTTTCGTGCCTTACTGCGGTGTAGACCCGCCTTGGGATTCGTAG
- a CDS encoding gluconokinase, with the protein MIAVLSGVSGSGKTTVGRLLAQALSWPYIEGDDLHPAANIEKMSKGVPLTDYDRQSWLVELSRVFAEYLHGEKSAVASCSALKRSYRDRLRAAGPGVVFVQLSTTPEIIRLRLTTRQAHFAGVGLMASQFAALEPLDSDEGMIIEASTDPADIVLTIRQRWAL; encoded by the coding sequence ATGATCGCCGTCCTGTCGGGGGTGTCCGGCTCCGGGAAAACCACCGTTGGGCGCTTGCTTGCGCAGGCCTTGAGCTGGCCTTATATCGAGGGCGACGATTTACACCCTGCGGCCAATATCGAGAAGATGAGCAAGGGCGTCCCTCTCACCGACTACGATCGTCAGTCCTGGCTTGTAGAACTATCCCGCGTGTTTGCCGAATACCTGCACGGCGAAAAATCGGCCGTGGCGAGTTGTTCCGCCCTGAAACGGTCCTATCGGGATCGGCTCAGGGCCGCGGGCCCGGGAGTCGTATTCGTTCAGTTAAGCACAACGCCCGAAATCATTCGTTTGCGCCTCACGACTCGCCAGGCTCATTTCGCGGGTGTCGGACTCATGGCAAGCCAATTCGCAGCCCTGGAACCGCTCGATTCCGATGAAGGCATGATCATCGAGGCGTCGACCGATCCCGCCGACATTGTGCTTACCATCCGGCAGCGCTGGGCACTTTAG
- a CDS encoding CerR family C-terminal domain-containing protein — MARAEEGVVENGDARSRLVLAALRLFAEKGYEGATTREICERAGANVSAIRYYFGDKAGLYRAAFTEPMGDKPCHVSIDAYDGLPLPAALNRMFRDFLEPLKRGEELRWVMKLHFREMAEPTGVWREEIDTGIKPQHDALVSALKRHLELSRVDADIHRLAFAIIGMAVHFYVGQEVVSAIAPQLLATPKAVDALADRLAAYAVSMIEGEAEHRRLSAQQSPLPGS; from the coding sequence ATGGCCAGGGCTGAGGAGGGCGTGGTGGAAAACGGCGACGCGCGCAGCCGGCTGGTGCTCGCGGCCTTGCGGCTGTTCGCCGAGAAGGGTTACGAAGGGGCGACCACGCGGGAGATCTGTGAGCGGGCGGGAGCCAACGTGTCCGCCATACGCTACTACTTCGGTGACAAGGCCGGTCTCTATCGCGCGGCATTCACCGAGCCCATGGGAGACAAGCCCTGCCACGTCAGCATCGATGCCTACGACGGACTGCCCCTGCCGGCCGCCTTGAACCGCATGTTTCGCGATTTCCTGGAACCCTTGAAAAGGGGCGAAGAGTTGCGCTGGGTCATGAAGCTGCACTTCCGGGAAATGGCCGAGCCGACCGGAGTGTGGCGCGAGGAAATCGACACCGGAATCAAGCCCCAGCACGATGCCCTGGTCTCCGCACTGAAAAGGCATTTGGAGCTGTCGCGCGTCGACGCGGACATTCACAGGCTGGCCTTCGCCATCATCGGTATGGCGGTGCATTTCTATGTGGGCCAGGAAGTCGTCTCCGCCATCGCGCCCCAACTGCTGGCGACCCCCAAGGCCGTCGACGCGCTGGCCGACCGCCTGGCGGCTTACGCCGTTTCCATGATCGAAGGCGAAGCCGAGCATAGGCGGCTGAGCGCCCAGCAGTCCCCGTTGCCGGGCTCTTGA
- a CDS encoding MetQ/NlpA family ABC transporter substrate-binding protein — protein MSTPIRRFLIAALFTLVLAPAAQAADKLVIAATPVPHAEILEFVKPILAKEGVALEVKVFTDYVQPAVQTNEKRVDGNYYLHQPFLDELKKKQKNDIQVAVAKVHVEPFAAYSSKHKSLAELPAGATVALPNDPSNSGRALLLLAKQGLITLKGADNISATTKDIVANPKKLKFRELEAATLPRILNQVDLALINTNYAIAAKLNPLKDSLFIEDARSPYANLLVARTDNVDSPAIKKLAAALTSPEVKQFIADKYQGAVVPAF, from the coding sequence ATGTCCACCCCGATACGCAGGTTTTTGATCGCCGCGCTGTTCACCCTCGTGCTTGCTCCGGCCGCTCAGGCCGCCGACAAGCTGGTGATCGCCGCCACGCCCGTGCCGCACGCCGAGATCCTCGAATTCGTCAAGCCGATCCTGGCGAAAGAAGGCGTGGCGCTGGAGGTGAAGGTGTTCACCGACTATGTGCAGCCGGCGGTGCAGACCAACGAGAAGCGGGTCGACGGCAACTACTACCTGCACCAGCCCTTTCTGGACGAACTCAAGAAGAAACAGAAAAACGACATCCAGGTCGCGGTGGCCAAGGTCCATGTCGAGCCTTTCGCCGCGTATTCCAGCAAGCATAAGAGTCTGGCCGAGCTTCCCGCCGGCGCCACCGTGGCGCTGCCGAACGACCCGTCCAACTCCGGCCGCGCGCTCCTGCTGCTGGCGAAACAAGGCCTGATCACGCTGAAGGGCGCCGACAACATCTCGGCGACCACCAAGGACATCGTGGCGAACCCCAAGAAGCTGAAGTTCCGCGAACTGGAGGCCGCCACGCTGCCGCGCATCCTGAACCAGGTCGACCTTGCCCTGATCAACACCAATTACGCGATAGCCGCCAAGCTGAATCCGCTCAAGGACTCGCTGTTCATCGAGGACGCCCGCTCGCCTTACGCCAACCTGCTGGTGGCGCGCACCGATAACGTCGACAGCCCGGCGATCAAGAAGCTGGCGGCGGCGCTGACCTCGCCGGAAGTGAAGCAATTCATCGCCGACAAATACCAGGGCGCGGTGGTGCCGGCGTTCTGA
- a CDS encoding efflux RND transporter periplasmic adaptor subunit — MIKGKLGAAIAAVVLLVGLGIVLAPGGRSSATVSAPQTRPALSVTLTRPERQEIPIALSANGSIAAWQEAVMGAEVSGLRLADIRAQVGDVVKKGQVLALLDDSRVAADVAQARAILAEADANLAEARANAERARRVIKSGAMSAQQVGQYLTGEKTAEARVQSAQAQLDIQLLRLRHTKVVAGDDGVISARNATLGAVPSEGQELFRLIRQNRLEWRAEVTADELLKIKPGLDVTVAVAGASTVSGTVRAVGPVLDAQNRNALVYVDLPQAGQAGLRPGMFARGEFQLGSSPALTVPQEALSLREGFSYVFRVGEASGDVAKVALVKVQLGRRAGDRVEIVSGLDPQDRLVASGASFLGDGDSVQVVAK, encoded by the coding sequence GTGATTAAAGGAAAATTGGGCGCCGCAATCGCGGCGGTCGTCCTGCTCGTGGGCCTCGGCATAGTGCTGGCTCCCGGCGGCCGCTCGTCCGCGACGGTCTCCGCCCCGCAAACCCGACCGGCCTTGAGTGTGACGCTCACCCGGCCCGAGCGACAGGAAATTCCCATCGCCTTGTCGGCCAACGGCTCGATCGCCGCCTGGCAGGAGGCCGTGATGGGCGCCGAGGTCAGCGGCTTGCGCCTGGCGGATATCCGTGCCCAGGTGGGCGATGTGGTGAAGAAGGGGCAGGTCTTGGCGCTCCTCGACGATTCCCGCGTGGCCGCCGACGTTGCGCAGGCCCGCGCCATCCTGGCCGAGGCGGACGCCAATTTGGCGGAAGCCCGCGCCAATGCCGAACGCGCCCGCCGGGTGATCAAGTCCGGCGCCATGAGCGCGCAGCAGGTGGGTCAGTACCTGACCGGCGAGAAAACCGCCGAGGCGAGGGTGCAGTCGGCCCAGGCCCAGCTCGACATTCAATTGCTGAGGCTGCGGCATACCAAGGTCGTGGCCGGCGACGATGGCGTGATTTCCGCCCGCAACGCCACCCTGGGTGCGGTCCCCTCGGAAGGCCAGGAGCTGTTCCGCCTGATCCGCCAGAACCGCCTCGAATGGCGGGCCGAGGTGACCGCCGACGAATTGCTCAAGATCAAGCCCGGTCTCGATGTCACCGTCGCGGTGGCCGGTGCCTCCACGGTGTCCGGCACGGTGCGTGCGGTGGGGCCGGTCCTGGACGCGCAGAACCGCAACGCGCTGGTTTACGTCGACCTCCCGCAAGCCGGGCAGGCCGGCCTGCGGCCGGGGATGTTCGCCCGCGGCGAGTTTCAACTCGGTAGCAGCCCGGCCCTCACGGTGCCGCAGGAGGCTTTGAGTCTGCGCGAAGGCTTCAGCTATGTGTTCCGCGTGGGGGAGGCCAGCGGCGATGTGGCCAAGGTCGCCTTGGTCAAGGTGCAACTGGGCCGCCGAGCCGGCGATCGGGTGGAAATAGTTTCCGGGCTCGATCCGCAGGATCGCCTGGTGGCCAGCGGGGCTTCCTTCCTGGGCGACGGCGATAGCGTTCAGGTGGTCGCGAAATGA
- the rplM gene encoding 50S ribosomal protein L13 encodes MKTFSAKPAEVKRDWYVIDADGKTLGRLSTEIARRLRGKHKAEYTPHVDTGDYIIVINAEKVHVTGNKEKDKIYYKHTGYIGNMKSVALGKLRQTHPERIIQTAVKGMLPKNPLGRAMFKKLKIYAGAEHGHQAQQPKLLEI; translated from the coding sequence ATGAAAACCTTTAGCGCGAAGCCGGCCGAAGTAAAACGCGACTGGTATGTCATCGATGCCGATGGCAAGACGCTCGGTCGACTCTCCACCGAGATTGCGCGCCGTCTGCGCGGCAAGCACAAAGCGGAGTATACGCCGCATGTTGATACCGGCGATTACATCATCGTCATCAATGCAGAAAAAGTGCATGTGACGGGAAACAAGGAAAAAGACAAGATTTATTACAAGCACACCGGCTATATCGGTAACATGAAGTCGGTTGCTCTCGGCAAGCTGCGCCAGACTCACCCGGAACGCATCATCCAGACCGCCGTGAAGGGCATGCTGCCGAAGAATCCGCTGGGTCGCGCGATGTTCAAGAAGTTGAAGATCTACGCTGGCGCCGAGCACGGTCATCAGGCACAACAGCCGAAGTTGTTGGAAATCTAA
- the rpsI gene encoding 30S ribosomal protein S9, whose protein sequence is MAQAQNYGTGRRKSAIARVYAKSGTGLITVNNKALDDYFGRKTDRMIVRQPLETLELGDKIDVNVKVVGGGPSGQAGAIRHGLTRALIDLDETLRPALRKAGYVTRDAREVERKKVGLHKARRRPQFSKR, encoded by the coding sequence ATGGCACAAGCTCAGAATTACGGAACCGGTCGTCGCAAGAGTGCGATTGCACGGGTTTACGCCAAGTCCGGCACGGGTCTCATCACCGTCAACAACAAGGCGCTCGACGATTACTTCGGCAGAAAGACGGACCGCATGATCGTGCGTCAGCCGCTCGAAACCCTGGAGTTGGGCGACAAGATCGACGTGAACGTCAAGGTCGTTGGCGGTGGCCCGTCCGGTCAGGCTGGCGCGATACGCCATGGTTTGACCCGCGCCCTGATCGACCTCGACGAGACCCTGCGTCCCGCGCTGCGCAAGGCCGGCTACGTCACCCGCGACGCTCGCGAAGTGGAACGTAAGAAGGTCGGTCTGCACAAGGCGAGAAGACGCCCGCAGTTCTCCAAGCGTTAA
- a CDS encoding methionine ABC transporter ATP-binding protein, whose amino-acid sequence MIRIENLHKTYRVDGREICALNGIDLHIGEGEIFGIIGRSGAGKSTLIRSLNLLERPSAGRVLIAGEDITQFDHHRLYALRRRTGMIFQHFNLLNAKTVADNIAWPLKATGRHTAAQRAARVAELLDLVGLADQGGKYPAQLSGGQKQRVGIARALANHPQLLLCDEATSALDPETTQSILKLLLDINRQLGLTIVLITHEMQVIRTLCDRVAVIEAGRIVECGTVAEVFLHPRHPVTRSLVTQSDPLIAATPAPFPAYPSDKPRGTRVRLTYLGDVVYQPILSHLAAATPARITLLQGEVSTIKDVPFGQLLLELQGSTDEIGRVYAELDRLQIHREVLL is encoded by the coding sequence GTGATCCGCATCGAAAACCTGCACAAGACCTATCGCGTCGATGGGCGTGAAATCTGCGCGCTGAACGGAATCGACCTGCACATCGGCGAGGGCGAGATATTCGGCATCATCGGCCGTTCCGGTGCGGGCAAGAGCACGCTGATCCGCAGCTTGAACCTGCTCGAACGTCCGAGCGCCGGCCGCGTGTTGATAGCCGGCGAGGACATCACGCAGTTCGACCACCACCGGCTGTATGCGCTGCGCCGGCGTACCGGCATGATCTTCCAGCACTTCAACCTGCTCAACGCGAAGACGGTGGCCGACAACATAGCCTGGCCGCTGAAGGCCACCGGGCGCCATACCGCCGCGCAACGCGCCGCGCGGGTCGCCGAGCTGCTGGACCTGGTGGGGCTGGCCGACCAGGGCGGGAAATACCCGGCGCAATTGTCGGGCGGACAGAAGCAGCGCGTGGGCATCGCGCGTGCGCTGGCCAATCATCCGCAATTACTGCTGTGCGACGAGGCGACCTCCGCGCTCGATCCCGAAACCACACAGTCCATCCTCAAGCTGCTGCTCGACATCAACCGCCAGCTCGGCCTCACCATCGTGCTGATCACCCACGAGATGCAGGTCATTCGCACACTGTGCGACCGGGTCGCGGTCATCGAGGCCGGGCGCATCGTCGAGTGCGGCACGGTCGCCGAGGTGTTTTTGCATCCGCGGCATCCCGTGACGCGCAGCCTGGTGACGCAGAGCGATCCACTGATCGCGGCAACGCCGGCCCCGTTCCCAGCGTACCCGAGTGACAAACCGCGCGGTACCCGGGTGCGCCTGACCTATCTCGGCGACGTCGTTTACCAGCCCATCCTGAGCCATCTCGCCGCGGCGACGCCGGCACGGATCACCCTGTTGCAGGGCGAGGTGTCGACCATCAAGGACGTACCTTTCGGCCAACTACTGCTGGAGCTGCAAGGCAGCACGGACGAAATCGGCCGGGTATACGCCGAACTCGACCGCTTGCAGATCCACCGCGAGGTTCTATTGTGA